A single window of Rhodococcus jostii RHA1 DNA harbors:
- a CDS encoding 3-oxoacyl-ACP reductase yields the protein MQLDKQIVLVTGGGRGLGAAIVRSFAAQNARVIVNYRNSRDAAEELAASLGADRAVALRADVTDAEQVAALFSAAEEHFGSPVTTVINNALADFSFNGDARDKADVITWESFDSQLRGSVKATLHTTQAALPGMRSLGFGRIVNIGTNLFQNPVVPYHDYTAAKAAALSLTRTLAADLGPDGITVNMVSGGLLRTTDASAATPDEVFDLIAASTPLQRVTTPDEFADAVLFFASPWSRSVTGQNLVVDGGLVKD from the coding sequence ATGCAGCTCGACAAGCAGATCGTCCTGGTGACCGGCGGTGGGCGGGGCCTCGGCGCCGCCATCGTGCGGTCGTTCGCGGCGCAGAACGCGCGGGTGATCGTGAACTACCGGAACAGCCGGGATGCGGCCGAGGAACTCGCGGCGTCCCTGGGCGCGGACCGTGCGGTCGCGCTCCGGGCCGATGTCACCGACGCCGAACAGGTGGCGGCGCTGTTCTCCGCGGCGGAGGAGCACTTCGGTTCCCCGGTGACCACGGTGATCAACAACGCGCTCGCCGACTTCTCCTTCAACGGCGACGCACGCGACAAGGCGGACGTCATCACATGGGAGTCCTTCGACTCGCAGCTGCGTGGCAGCGTGAAGGCGACATTGCACACGACGCAGGCCGCGCTGCCGGGAATGCGTTCGCTCGGGTTCGGCCGGATCGTGAACATCGGCACCAACCTGTTCCAGAACCCTGTCGTCCCGTACCACGACTACACGGCCGCCAAGGCCGCGGCGCTGTCGCTGACCCGCACCCTCGCCGCCGACCTCGGTCCCGACGGCATCACCGTCAACATGGTCTCGGGCGGGCTGCTCCGCACCACCGACGCGAGCGCCGCCACTCCCGACGAGGTGTTCGACCTCATCGCGGCGAGCACCCCGCTGCAGCGCGTCACCACCCCGGACGAATTCGCCGACGCGGTGCTGTTCTTCGCGTCCCCGTGGTCGCGGTCGGTGACCGGCCAGAACCTCGTCGTCGACGGCGGACTGGTCAAGGACTGA
- a CDS encoding LLM class flavin-dependent oxidoreductase yields MTDARQLHFNAFLYSCGHHGAAWRHPSSPVERLCDIAYYEELAQIAERGCLDAVFFADGHSVRDPASGGMWFLEPLTALSAMARATERVGLVTTVSTTFYTPFHAARMLASLDHISGGRVGWNVVTSMFDAEARNHGLDEMPPHDERYSRAAEFVDVALALWDSWGPDALVLDRDGIFADPAEVKAVEHRGKHFLVDGPLNVPRSPQGRPVLFQAGASDQGRDLAARCAEGIYAVAYDLTAAQSYYDDVKRRIRAAGRDADAVTVMPGLVTYVGSTTEEARRKKAELDALLPVEQSLAQLSMFVQQDCSAWELDAPVPALPQLSEFTGPQGRYDTILRIIEKDRPTVRSLLGTLAAGGGHCTMIGTPESIADEIETWFRDGGADGFNLMPPLYPNGLADFVDEVIPVLQKRGLFRAEYETETLRDHLRGRP; encoded by the coding sequence ATGACCGACGCCCGGCAACTGCACTTCAACGCATTCCTCTACAGCTGCGGGCACCACGGTGCCGCGTGGCGGCACCCCTCGTCCCCGGTGGAGCGACTCTGCGACATCGCCTACTACGAGGAGTTGGCGCAGATCGCGGAGCGGGGCTGCCTCGACGCGGTGTTCTTCGCGGACGGGCATTCGGTGCGCGACCCCGCATCCGGAGGCATGTGGTTCCTCGAACCGCTCACCGCGCTGTCCGCGATGGCGCGGGCGACGGAGCGGGTCGGACTGGTGACGACGGTGTCCACTACGTTCTACACACCGTTCCACGCCGCCCGGATGCTGGCGTCGCTCGACCACATCAGCGGCGGCCGCGTCGGCTGGAACGTGGTGACGTCGATGTTCGACGCCGAAGCGCGCAACCACGGGCTCGACGAGATGCCGCCGCACGACGAACGCTATTCGCGTGCCGCGGAATTCGTCGACGTGGCACTCGCTCTGTGGGATTCGTGGGGGCCCGACGCGCTCGTACTCGACCGGGACGGCATCTTCGCGGACCCGGCCGAGGTGAAGGCGGTCGAGCATCGGGGCAAGCACTTTCTCGTGGACGGTCCGCTGAACGTGCCGCGCTCGCCGCAGGGTCGTCCCGTGCTGTTCCAGGCGGGCGCGTCCGATCAGGGCCGCGACCTGGCCGCCCGGTGCGCCGAGGGAATCTACGCCGTCGCCTACGACCTCACGGCCGCGCAGAGCTACTACGACGACGTGAAGCGGCGCATCCGCGCGGCAGGCCGCGACGCCGACGCGGTGACCGTGATGCCCGGTCTCGTGACCTACGTCGGCTCCACCACCGAGGAGGCCCGACGGAAGAAGGCGGAACTCGACGCGCTCCTGCCCGTCGAACAGTCGCTGGCGCAGTTGTCGATGTTCGTCCAGCAGGACTGCAGTGCCTGGGAATTGGATGCACCCGTTCCCGCGCTGCCGCAGCTGTCGGAGTTCACCGGGCCGCAGGGCCGGTACGACACGATCCTGCGGATCATCGAGAAGGACCGTCCCACCGTGCGGTCGCTGCTGGGCACGTTGGCGGCCGGCGGCGGGCACTGCACCATGATCGGAACCCCGGAATCGATCGCCGACGAGATCGAAACGTGGTTCCGCGACGGCGGGGCCGACGGCTTCAACCTGATGCCGCCGCTCTACCCGAACGGCCTCGCCGACTTCGTCGACGAGGTGATCCCCGTCCTGCAGAAGCGGGGGCTGTTCCGCGCGGAGTATGAGACAGAGACTCTGCGCGACCATCTCCGGGGGCGCCCGTAG
- a CDS encoding CitMHS family transporter: MLVALGFLMVAVFMFLIMSKRATPVVGLIAVPVAFGIAAGAGLGIGDMITDGIKALAPTAALLFFAIIFFGIMIDVGLFDPLVKLILRLVRNDPMRLVVGTAVLAMVVSLDGDGSTTFIIVTSALLPLYMKLKVSPVVLTVVAGLANGAMNIVPWGGPTVRAAAALGISPSDVFVPMIPSLVVGLLVVLLFAVQLGYSERRRIGTLELTDERLLVSAGSGLRRSATGSGGNGDAPRTGGGSGDAGSDNGQGFVDGLDPQRPTLRPKLLWFNALVTVALLVVLVMDVLPIPVLFMVAASIALTVNFPRVKEQQEAITRHSSSIVSVVAMVFAAAVLTGVFQGTGMVEAMAQWLLEIIPASLGPHLAVITGILSLPFTFFMSNDAFYFGIMPVLAETAATYGIEPVEMARASITGQTFHMQSPLVPAILLLVTLAGVPLADHHKKVLWRAALVSLSMLVIGVVLGQIPW; the protein is encoded by the coding sequence ATGCTGGTAGCACTCGGCTTTCTGATGGTGGCCGTGTTCATGTTCCTGATCATGTCCAAACGGGCCACTCCCGTGGTCGGGTTGATCGCCGTCCCGGTCGCATTCGGCATCGCGGCCGGGGCGGGCCTCGGAATCGGCGACATGATCACCGACGGGATCAAGGCGCTGGCACCGACGGCCGCGTTGCTGTTCTTCGCGATCATCTTCTTCGGAATCATGATCGACGTCGGCCTGTTCGACCCGCTGGTGAAACTCATCCTCCGGCTCGTCCGCAACGACCCCATGCGGCTCGTCGTCGGCACCGCGGTGCTCGCGATGGTGGTGTCGCTGGACGGTGACGGATCCACGACGTTCATCATCGTGACGTCCGCGCTGTTGCCGCTGTACATGAAGCTGAAGGTCAGCCCCGTGGTCCTCACGGTGGTCGCCGGCCTGGCGAACGGCGCGATGAACATCGTCCCCTGGGGCGGACCGACGGTCCGGGCCGCCGCCGCACTGGGTATCTCGCCGTCGGACGTGTTCGTCCCGATGATCCCGTCGCTGGTGGTCGGACTGCTCGTCGTGCTGCTGTTCGCCGTGCAGTTGGGCTACAGCGAACGCCGCCGCATCGGCACGCTCGAACTCACCGACGAGCGCCTCCTCGTCTCCGCGGGCTCCGGCCTCCGGCGGTCCGCGACCGGCTCCGGGGGTAACGGCGACGCGCCCCGAACCGGTGGCGGCTCCGGCGATGCCGGATCGGACAACGGCCAGGGCTTCGTCGACGGTCTCGACCCCCAGCGGCCCACGCTGCGCCCGAAGCTGCTGTGGTTCAACGCGCTCGTGACCGTGGCGCTCCTCGTCGTGCTCGTGATGGACGTGCTGCCGATTCCGGTCCTGTTCATGGTGGCCGCATCGATCGCGCTGACGGTGAACTTCCCGCGGGTCAAGGAACAGCAGGAAGCGATCACCCGCCACTCGTCGAGCATCGTCTCCGTGGTCGCGATGGTGTTCGCCGCCGCTGTCCTCACCGGCGTGTTCCAGGGCACCGGAATGGTCGAGGCCATGGCGCAGTGGCTGCTCGAGATCATCCCGGCCTCGCTCGGACCGCACCTGGCCGTCATCACGGGCATCCTGAGCCTGCCGTTCACGTTCTTCATGAGCAACGACGCCTTCTACTTCGGCATCATGCCCGTGCTCGCCGAGACGGCGGCCACGTACGGCATCGAGCCGGTCGAGATGGCCCGCGCATCCATCACCGGCCAGACGTTCCACATGCAGAGCCCCCTCGTCCCGGCCATCCTCCTACTCGTGACCCTGGCGGGTGTCCCGCTGGCGGACCATCACAAGAAGGTGCTGTGGCGCGCAGCGCTGGTGTCGCTGTCGATGCTGGTGATCGGTGTGGTCCTCGGACAGATTCCCTGGTGA
- a CDS encoding histone-like nucleoid-structuring protein Lsr2 — translation MARKVVVERIDDIDGTPIKNGKGETIPFSVDGVDYEIDLKVKNAREFHKTLDYYIEHATRVGGRKRRSTPAVASPSQGRSQAKEIREWATSQGYELSTRGRIPAEIEEAYNAAH, via the coding sequence GTGGCGCGGAAAGTTGTTGTCGAACGCATCGACGACATCGACGGAACTCCGATCAAGAACGGTAAGGGGGAGACCATTCCGTTCTCTGTCGACGGCGTCGACTACGAGATCGATCTGAAGGTCAAGAACGCCAGGGAATTCCACAAGACTCTCGACTACTACATCGAACATGCAACTCGGGTCGGTGGAAGGAAGCGTCGGTCGACTCCTGCAGTGGCATCACCGTCGCAGGGGCGTAGCCAGGCGAAGGAAATTCGAGAATGGGCGACGTCGCAGGGGTATGAGTTGTCCACGCGTGGACGTATTCCTGCCGAGATCGAGGAAGCGTACAACGCCGCTCACTGA